The Apostichopus japonicus isolate 1M-3 chromosome 20, ASM3797524v1, whole genome shotgun sequence genome contains a region encoding:
- the LOC139961761 gene encoding uncharacterized protein isoform X1 produces MKHNMAEAKITSIVWMLLSLQLSSSQISPTSNASIETSSSLPQSNMNEPTTSPNICTANCVCDLARRSVSCNNKGLTDIPSGIPNYVQFLSLNGNRFQDLPAFSFVDLPNLVSLQLVQCAIANIHPNAFAKLSQLRKLDLRSNLLENIPNGTFWGLTSMTELELQGNRIEHITFSAFQGLTLLNKVSLDGNLVSEFPIDLFNDNLNLEMLSLRFCKFDAIPSFESQLVNLKELDLSGNSITLIEGNSFQNLPSLRLLHLASMFPKLSNIDENAFLGLGELNVLDISDNALQTLSSTHIESLTSLQVLNLKNNPWFCNCQMGMLLQWLRQTSVDYFDPFWQCNSPATLQGQIVFTVSPIEKFACEPYVFIAPQNTAVEFEDPVVFTVSIEGDPTLIIQWYLPNGDLIGPEDGSSYEYVRAAGKVMVIQRAMEYHSGEYRVTAENSHGMTTIFFQVLVFNIPTTTLPTTTLMPLDTTLLPPPCIYTPIQVRVTDITDTSATLLWTAYNSPDLLGYIIHQNEFGNQNSYRTALTTSSETSKILQSLKPNSNFILCVTVYLKECPSFISLDQCAQIKTTGTPESSELEALRIKHRNELIILAAATMATTLLLVATIFLIFWRFKQPRSLRKYEFQATDDTVRFADLEPVDITAIGLDKRRSHTPLEKNGSVFTYDNPSKDIIEEHEYETPSEYPMKTFQAEIHKEPLPPDLPDHNEEDTLNFTHDPGLATLLSELRFQQDISDIDTDEEQ; encoded by the coding sequence ATGAAGCACAACATGGCAGAGGCAAAGATTACAAGCATTGTGTGGATGTTACTCTCCTTACAATTATCAAGCAGTCAGATATCACCAACATCAAATGCTTCCATTGAAACATCGTCGAGCCTACCACAATCCAACATGAATGAGCCTACAACTTCCCCTAACATATGCACTGCAAACTGTGTATGCGACCTAGCCAGACGTTCTGTATCTTGTAATAATAAAGGCCTTACCGACATCCCCTCAGGAATACCAAACTATGTACAGTTTTTGTCTTTGAATGGAAACAGATTCCAAGACTTACCTGCATTTTCGTTTGTTGATTTACCTAACCTTGTATCACTGCAGTTAGTGCAATGTGCAATAGCAAACATTCATCCAAATGCATTCGCTAAATTGAGTCAACTTCGCAAGCTAGATCTGCGATCAAACTTacttgaaaatattccaaatggaACTTTTTGGGGATTAACTTCTATGACGGAACTGGAGCTTCAAGGCAACCGTATCGAACATATCACTTTTTCAGCATTTCAGGGATTAACTCTATTGAACAAAGTCAGTTTGGACGGAAATTTGGTTTCGGAATTCCCAATCGATCTATTCAATGACAATTTGAACCTTGAAATGCTAAGTTTGAGATTCTGTAAATTTGATGCCATACCTTCTTTTGAGAGCCAATTAGTCAATTTAAAAGAACTTGATCTCTCCGGAAATTCAATCACTCTCATTGAAGGAAATAGTTTCCAAAACCTTCCTTCACTCAGATTACTGCATCTTGCTAGCATGTTCCCTAAGTTGAGCAACATTGATGAAAATGCTTTCCTGGGTTTGGGAGAATTGAACGTATTGGACATTTCTGACAATGCTCTCCAAACACTGAGTTCAACCCACATAGAATCTTTAACATCCTTACAAGTTTTGAATCTTAAGAATAATCCATGGTTTTGTAACTGTCAAATGGGAATGCTTTTGCAATGGCTGCGTCAAACTTCTGTCGATTACTTTGATCCATTTTGGCAGTGCAATTCTCCTGCAACTTTACAAGGTCAAATTGTCTTCACAGTATCACCTATAGAAAAATTTGCCTGTGAACCGTATGTGTTCATTGCGCCACAAAATACAGCAGTTGAGTTTGAGGATCCAGTTGTGTTCACAGTTAGCATTGAAGGGGACCCAACACTAATCATACAATGGTACCTCCCAAATGGAGATTTGATTGGACCCGAAGATGGCTCATCTTATGAATATGTACGAGCAGCAGGTAAAGTCATGGTTATTCAGCGAGCAATGGAGTACCACTCTGGTGAATATAGAGTCACAGCTGAAAACAGTCATGGCATGACCACAATCTTTTTCCAAGTTCTTGTCTTTAATATCCCAACGACCACCCTACCAACCACAACCCTGATGCCTCTAGACACGACTCTGTTACCACCACCATGTATATACACACCCATCCAGGTGCGTGTTACTGACATAACAGATACTTCTGCAACCCTGCTATGGACTGCATACAACAGTCCTGACCTACTGGGATATATCATTCACCAAAATGAATTTGGAAACCAAAACAGTTACCGCACTGCTCTGACAACTTCATCAGAAACTTCTAAGATACTGCAATCTCTAAAGCCCAACAGTAACTTTATCCTCTGTGTTACCGTCTACCTAAAGGAATGTCCTAGTTTTATATCTCTTGATCAATGTGCTCAGATTAAAACTACAGGTACTCCTGAGTCCAGTGAACTTGAGGCTCTCAGAATCAAGCATAGAAACGAACTTATCATTCTTGCAGCTGCCACCATGGCAACCACTTTGCTCTTAGTTGCAACCATATTCCTCATCTTTTGGAGATTCAAACAACCCAGGTCGCTGAGGAAGTATGAATTCCAAGCTACAGACGATACTGTTCGTTTTGCTGATTTAGAACCCGTGGATATAACCGCAATTGGGCTTGATAAGAGGCGATCACACACACCTCTGGAGAAGAATGGGAGTGTGTTTACTTATGACAACCCTTCAAAGGATATTATTGAAGAACATGAATATGAAACACCAAGTGAATATCCAATGAAAACCTTCCAAGCCGAGATACACAAGGAGCCACTGCCACCCGATCTGCCTGACCATAATGAGGAAGATACTTTAAACTTTACTCATGACCCAGGATTGGCAACTCTCTTGTCCGAATTAAGGTTCCAGCAGGACATATCTGATATAGACACAGATGAGGAACAATAA
- the LOC139961761 gene encoding phosphatidate cytidylyltransferase, mitochondrial-like isoform X2 — MTSNMNRFLFTRILKHFPSDITFAFAYGSGVFHQDGNANPNNMIDLVFAVDKTKDWHAENMERNPVHYSGLRFMGPSVITAFQEKIGAGVYYNTLVHCEKRLIKYGVVQVDSLTEDLNKWNHLYISGRLHKPVNIIRRDNNKSLSAALQTNLRSALTTALLLLPESFSEEQLFHTIAGLSYHGDFRMTFGENKNKVHNIVKPNLKHFQEYYRGFLEEEDHLHWDKDKGIYQQETSSACIFSHLQRLPSHLQHLMIKNGDNRGGDLEEMLKRISEDKNQAKMVNEALQKIVEKSSRSQSLKAIPAAGVVKTVKYSSQKLMKMWKSTSNNR; from the exons ATGACGTCCAACATGAATAGGTTTTTATTCACAAGGATTCTGAAGCACTTCCCGTCAGACATTACGTTTGCGTTTGCATACGGCTCTGGGGTATTCCACCAGGATGGTAATGCCAATCCA AATAACATGATAGATTTGGTGTTTGCTGTTGACAAAACCAAGGATTGGCATGCTGAGAATATGGAAAGAAACCCTGTCCACTATTCAGGACTCAGGTTTATGGGACCTTCAGTTATTACAGCCTTTCAAGAGAAAATCGGAGCTGGGGTTTATTATAACACGCTTGTACATTGTGAGAAAAGG ttgaTTAAGTATGGTGTCGTTCAAGTGGACAGCCTTACTGAAGATTTGAATAAATGGAACCATCTGTACATCAGTGGAAGGCTTCATAAACCG GTGAATATTATCAGAAGAGACAACAACAAATCTCTCTCTGCAGCTCTACAAACTAACCTGAGAAGTGCTCTAACAACTGCTCTACTGCTTCTACCAGAATCTTTCTCAGAGGAGCAGCTTTTCCACACCATTGCTGGCTTATCCTATCACG GTGATTTCAGAATGACATTTGGAGAAAACAAGAATAAAGTTCATAATATTGTCAAGCCAAACCTGAAGCATTTCCAAGAATATTACAGAGGATTTCTGGAAGAGGAGGATCATCTTCACTGGGATAAGGACAAAGGAATCTATCAG cAAGAAACTAGCTCAGCCTGTATCTTCAGCCATTTGCAGAGATTGCCCTCTCATTTGCAGCATTTGATGATTAAAAATggagacaacagaggaggagaTTTAGAAGAAATGCTTAAAAGAATATCAGAGGATAAAAATCAGGCAAAGATGGTAAATGAAG CTCTGCAGAAAATTGTGGAAAAGTCTAGTAGAAGCCAGAGCTTGAAAGCTATTCCTGCTGCAG gtGTTGTAAAGACAGTTAAATACAGCAGTCAAAAACTCATGAAGATGTGGAAGAGCACCTCCAATAATAG ATAA